The Acomys russatus chromosome 11, mAcoRus1.1, whole genome shotgun sequence genome contains the following window.
aaaaaaaaaaaaactgaagtcaatgaataaataaataaactaagtaaaaataagtcttaaaaataagAGGACAGGAGGGAtagggctatgattgggatataaaatgaataactaaataacattttaaaatatttaaaaaattcacctcagccagtggttctcaatcttcctaatactGTAACCCTTTAATATGTTTTGGTAACCCTCAACCATAAAAcgattgctacttcataactgtaattttgctgctgttataaattgtaatgtaagatgggtgtggtgactcatgcctttaatctcagcctttgggataaagagataggcagatctctgagttcaaggccagcctggtctacagaatgaattccaggaaagccacggctacacagagaaactctgtctcaaaaaacaaaacaaaacaaaacaacacaacaataacaacaaaaagtaatgtaaatatctgtgttgtcTGATGGTCTCGGgcaatccctgtgaaagggtcataaGACCTAAAAAGGGGTCATAACCCATAGATTGAGAATCACTGACCTAAGCCAATGAATatgttgaaaatttaaatttaaacatgtGATATTGGCCTAAAAGTGAGACACATGGCTGTTGAGATAGCTCGGTGGGTAAATGTCCTTGCTACCAAACCTGACAActggagtttgatccctggagcccacatgatAGAGaaaactcctaaaagttgtcctctgatctctacacacataccatggcatacacatatctatacacatgcacacacagagatcaaCAAAACATTtgtaacaaatatatattaaacattttaggGCCAGGTacaactttaattccagtgcCTGGGAGATGGttgcaggtggatctttgtgagtttgggtCAGCCTGCTCTATACAGTGCGTTTCAGACCTGCaagggctacaaagtaagaccctgtctcaaaaaacaaacaaacatctttttttgttttgttttgttttgttttttgagacagggtctctctgtgttagccttggctgtcctggactccctttgtagaccaggctggccttgaattcacagtgatccacctgcttctgcttcccaagtgctgggattaaaggtgtgtgccactacacctggctttccaaaaaattattttaaatgggtTTGGGTTTCAGTAATTCAAGCCTTTGAGATCTTGTGATAATTAGAAAACagactacccccacccccagtaggGTTTCCTATATCCCGGACTGGatttgaacttgctatatagccgagggtgatcttgaacttctgacccttctgcctccacctttggAGTGCCTAGATaggcaccctaccaactgagctacatttttGAGACCCCTCACCccactactatttttttttttttttgagacataggtTCATATAGCACAAGTTGGTccttaatgatatttttttttctttttcttttttttttttattaatttattcttgttacatctcaatgtttatcccatcccttgtatcctcccattcctcccccccccccacattttcccattattcccctcccctatgactgttcctgggggggattacctccccctgtatattctcatagggtatcaagtctcttggctacctgctgttcttcctctgagtgccacctattttttagatttatttattttattattttatgtatatgagtgttttgcctgcacttatATGTGCACCACTtaagtgcctggtgcctgtaaaGGGCAGAAAAGAGAGTGTCAGTCAGACCCACCTGGacctgcagttacagacagttgtgaagcACCACGtggtgtgctgggattgaacctgggtcctctgcaagaacaacaagcgATTTTAACTGCCGAGGcaattctccagccccacaatctAGTTTTAGACTTGCTATGCAGATCTAGATGATCTTGaatttttaatcctcctgcctccacctcctaagtagAGGGGAATACAAACctacaccaccaggcccagcaaaAGACCTGTTTAGCGCAGAGAATCCAGGGCTTGAATGGCTCTCATCCAGTTCCAAAGTACAAGGCAGGAGGGCTGGAAGGCTGCTGGAAAGTGGGTCCCATCCAGTCACAGTCaaaactgcaaggaaaaaaaaaaatccccaaagacTGATAAATTGGTCCACGTCACATCCATtgctgtaaatttttttttttttcaagacagggtcttggctgtcctggacttgctttgtagaccaggctggcctcaaactcatagcaattcacctgcctctgcctcccgagtgctgggattaaaggcatgtgccaccaccgcccagccattGCTGTAAATTTTATGAGGAgttatacactttttttttttttgacttgacTGTTTGATGAATCACATGTTTTGAGGAGGGACTTGGTGGCCTTCCGGTTACCCTCACGTAGACCTATTTTCCCACTGATTGTTTCTGGGTGAGAGAGATCTTTCTGGGGAGTCCAGTTGGCCACAGGCTATCCGCAGAAGCTTCCTGCCATGCCCCAAATGGCCACTCGTTCTCTAGCCAGATGGGAAACAGTGAGCAGTTCAACACTTTATTTCCAAAAGACAATCTGTCCTGCTTGGATATTTCCCCAGAGCAaacaggtcagaggtcaaccacTCAGGCAAGTAAAAAATTTACTCATGATGATCCAGGATAAAAACAGCAGTAAAGTTTATTTCTTTCAGATAAACTTaaaagacttaatttttttcagataaacTAAAAAGACCTAGATTTTTCATCGGTCTAGTCCTCAAACACATCAGAGACCCGAGAAGGCTAGATTATAGCAGGAAGTATCGATTAAGCTTACCCATTCCTTACCCAGATGGCCATCACATTAGGCTCCTGTGATGCTGATGCCTTCCTTAGGGGCACAGGTCCCACTGAAGTATTAGTTTTCAGCTGTCATGCCCCGCAAATCTGAGAGGCCTTTCTGTCCGGGAGGAAATTAGGATCGATGGACCTCATCTTATTCTAGGCAGTGTGGGACAAGAAACTCTCCAGGTGTCCTTAGGCTGTGCCACAGCACAAAGTGAGGCTTTGGGGCAGTCTTGCCCAGTGGTTAGCATATCAGAATCCAGGTGGCATCATTGGTGCCCCATCTATCTTCTTGGAGACATTAGAGTCACTGATAGGAGCTGGGGTCTCTGTTatagtaagctttttttttttttttaactaaacattTAAATGTCATAGTCAGCAGATCTCTGATGTGTCTGAGAACCATCTGTCTATTAATTATAGCTGAGCCAAACAAACAGTGTTTATATTTAGTCACCCATCCTGGGCTtaaccataaaaacataaaacaaaggcaggtgtggtggctcacgcctttaatcccagcacttgggaggcagaggcaggtggatgactgtaagttcaaggccagcctggtctacaaagcaagtccaggacagccaaggctacacagagaaaccttgtctcgaaaaaccaaaaccaaaccaaaccaaaccaaaacccataaAACAAATGACTAGATAAAGCTTAATGTTGTAATTAAGTGACTCAGTTTTTAGCATGATTTTATTATAAACATACTTTTGAACACATTAGAGGATCTGACCATCCATAAATTGGCTGACTATCAGATTGCATTTTCTAGTTATCTTCAATGGtctgtattgttttttaaaaattatctgtattacctgtaggcccggctagcaatcaatcaagacacagacgcttgttatatttttaaaataggtcttagttaacctggggcagggcagatatcaatcctctaaattgccTCCCATAGTGGAGCGGGcaatgggatccctgcctcaatcccatttGCTTCCCATAacgtctatcaagctacctcccatccataatcccaaatacttgctgatgttcttcgtctgggctggattctccatccacgccgcgggccatgtgcttctcctccagctaacccatggcggccttcctctcttcactacaggtctgcttctcctggtggcagtcctttttctctctccgaattcctctctctcttagccccacTTATCttctgccctgtccaggtgggatggctttttattatttatttatttatttgtttggttttgtttttgtttttcgagacagagtctctctgtgttagccttggctgtcctgggctagctttgtagaccaggctggccttgaactcacagcgatcagcctgcctctgcctcccaagtgctgggattaaaggtgtgtgccaccacgcccggccaggcatggctttttattaagcaaaaggtaaatCACAGAGATAGTaggcagtaattagcatcaaaatacaccagaccatcccccaacagtctgcaataatttagttatttatttttgtttaactttgaaaaccAATATAGGAGGCGAAATAAAGCCCATCCAGTAATCAATCATGGCTATAAGCACAGTCATGAATACTCCAAAAAATACAGTCATTTATGAGGCAATTGGCAATCAACCTGCATGTCTCAGTCATCTTTAACAGTCCATAGCAAAATGACAATCACTGAACAGAAGCTCTTTCAGCATCAAGATTTCTAAATATAGAGCCTGGGAATGTCCTTGATCCTCATATGGCACGTCACCATAGACCACAGCAGTTCCCTGCAGGGCCCGGCTTGTAAAAGAAGTTTTCCTAATACTGCTAGCAAAAACAGggaaaccaaatatatatatatatatatccttaaatCTGTCTCCATTAGCTTGAATAGACCTCATGAgccagtgatttttattttccttttaatgctGTAAATATATATACCGCTGTTGTTGTAGTAGTTGGCAGGATTTAGTGACATTTGCAAGTTATATGGGGTATACAGGATTTTAATGTCTCAGACCAATTGTCCTGCCAAGCTTCTGTGTGCTTCACTGACTTCTAGGGAatgcagagaaacacaaagcagccATAATGCTTCCATGTCCTAGGGGGCGCCTTGCGTTTTCAGGAACTGAAAGACATACAGTGCCCCAGAACCATGCATTCGAACTTGAAAAACCTATGATATATGTTTTTCAAGGCAGCTAGACCAGACCAATTCCAGATTCCctgaagttttttatttttatttttaatttcaggatGTGCTAGTCAATCTTTAAAgcatttatatagtatttttaagGTTGTTATGATTCCCAGTTTAGCCAATAACAAAATTCTCAGAAATATTCCTCTGGGTTTAGAAGTCCAGGTAGAAACAGGAATTTGATCATGTCAGGCTTGAACATCAATAGTCAAATTGTCATGGAACCATCTTTGCCTAGGGAGCAACATAGTCAACAATGGCGGCATCCAAATCCTAAAATTCACTGACCTAAAAAACAggaatatcattttttaaagatttatttatttacttattgtatatatgagtgcttcatctgcagaagagggcatcagatcatcttatagatggttgtgagccaccatgtggttgctgggaattgaactcaggacctctggaagagcagtcagtgctcttaatctctgagccatctctccagcccagtaatatcattttttttttcagttaactaAGTAAAGTATAGGATGATTAGGCATATAAGCCTAATATGCttcagtattatttttatttatttatcaagatcatatattaataaagacattttataaatatctgataatttaaaaaaatgtcctatagttttgtatatttaaatatatatatattttttgagacagggtttctctgtgtagccttggccatcctggactcactttgtagaccaggctggcctcgaactcacagcgatccgcctgcctctgcctcccgagtgctgggattaaaggcatgcgccaccacgcccggctctatttaaatatttttaaagctgttttgtaatatcaaaataaagtacCTTTTTAAGAGTGgagtcatggggctggagagatggctcagtggctaagagcgtcattgctcttccaaaggtcctgaattcaatacccagaaaccacataatcgttcacaaccatctgtaatatgatatgataCAATGCCCTCGTCCAGCCTACAGGTGTAtttgcaggcaaagcactgtatacataataataaataaataaatcttaaaaaaaaagaagtgaagttgccatgcatggtggtgcacacctttaatcccaacactcaggaggcagaggcaggtggatccctgtgagtctgagtttgaggccagcctggtctacaaagtgagtccaggacagccaaggctacacagagaaaccctgtctcgaaaaaacaaacaaacaaaccccaaaacaaacaaacaaacaaacaaacaaagaatgaagTCACAGAGCATAACCATTTTtataagacaaaaccaaattttaataGTGTAAACAGTCTCTAAAATCAATTTCAagtgttttattttgatgctatAAGGTTTAGCTGCTAGCAAGAAAAGTTCTCACACATTAACACATGGAGGTACAACGTTAATGCCTCCTTAATCAagcatacttttaaatattatttttatttttttaattttttgtttttttttggtttgtttttttttttttttggttttttgtttttggttttttgaactACCCCCAACCTTTCAGGAGGAGATAGTTggtcttctctccctttctttataTCTACATAACAACAAAGTATAACAAGtcccaaacaagcaaagaaaagcgCAGTGgcttcaggctagcctggattacCCATgaaggggcggggtggggggtggggggggtgggggggaagggaggatgtgggggggagggggcgggaaaCGACAAGGGATTGTGAGagtgctcagtgggtaaaggtgcctgccaacAAAACCCAATGGCCTGAGGTTGATCCCCAAAACTGCCCCAGTGGAAGAATGGCCTCCTGAAAACAAGTCTTTTTCTCCAACCCCCACACTCACTCCCAGTAAGTAATCAGATGTAAGAAAGAATCCCCAAATGATGTTTATGTGTCTCTTAATTAATCTAGTCAATGCACTGGGCTGTGAGGAGTAAGAAAGACTTGATGCTGGAAGGAACCGGCCAGGCTTTTGCCAACACAGTTCAAAGCAAGGACCGGAGTgaacaaagagaaacacagagaggggACCCGGATGCAACCACAGGGAAAACGACGCAAAAGAAACCCGAGTCCCCAGAGAAGGGCATCTCCCCTCAAAACCCGGACTCTCCAGGTAAGTTATGTCGCCCAGCTTTTCACGAGAGACGACTGGAAATCAGAGAAAATGGGTTGGTGTTACAGCTGTCCTCAATCTGTCCTGGTAtgcacagcaaaaccaaaactctggtgcctcacatttgaccatgtcccctggagggggagacctggtggcactcagaggaaggacagcaggttaccaagaagagacttgataccctatgagcatatacagggggaggtaatccccctcaggaacagtcataggggaggggaataaggggaaaagggagggagggaagaatgggaggatacaagggatgggataaacattgaaatgtaacaagaataaattaataaaaacaaacaaaaacaaaaacaaacaaacaaaagaattggtTTAGCaaacagggcgtggtggcgcaggcctttaatcccagcactcgggaggcagaggcaggaggatagctgtgagttcgaggccagtctggtctacaaagcaagtccaggacggccaaggctacacagagagaccctgtctcgaaaagaaaaacctatgtagaccacactgactTGGAaccatagagatctgcctgcctctgcctcccaagtactgggatgaaatGATCGTGCCACCAGACCTGCCTGGCTTGGGTTACTTTTCAAGAAGGGACTCGAAGTAATGGGAGGAGCTAGGGAGAGGAGTGGAAAagtgaatatgttcaaaatatattgtatggaattctcaaagaattagtaaaaatattataaaagtttCCCACTTTGGGAGAACATAATTTTTTAAGTACATGAGGTCTTTGTACATATTAATTGTAATTTCTGTTCATAAGAATtccgggactggagagatgacttcagaggttaagagcacttcctgctcttccaaaggtcctgattttAATttctagcaactacatggtgtcTCCCAacccatctatagtgagatctggtgccctcttctagcctgcaggagtacatacaggagaccattgtatacataataaatcttaaaaaaaaaaaaaaaaagaattccaaagtATGGTTACAGTAAGGTAATCTGtttctataaaatacaaatgatttgCAGAGTCTGGTGATACAGGACTTTAATCTCAGTACGCAAGACTACAGGcaggccgggtatggtggcgcacgcctttaatcccagcaaagagaagcaaaggcaggaggatcgttgtgagtttcaggccagcctggtctacaaagtgtctctaggacagccaaggctacacagagagaccctgtctcaaaaaaccaaaaaccagccaaacaaacaaacaaaagagtacaggcagatctctgggagatCCAGGTCAGTAAGGACtacattagaaagaaagaaagaaagaaagaaagagggaagaattcatactggagaccCCTCCCGCTAGCTGCAGTGGAGTCTTGTCCACACTGGTTTAGTCTGGTACCTTGACTCCTCTCCTACCTTTGGCTTGAagtgcttctctttcctcttctaaaGGTGTCTCGGGTTCAAGCTGTGGCCGCCTCCGTTTCCGCTGGTCTGGAGACGCTCCCTCAGAACTCCTGAGGAAGTTCAGAAACTATGAAATCTGAAGTGTTGCTGCTctgtgagagagggaggaggatgagacCTTCATGTGTGCTGCCAAAGTGTGTCTTTGTTCATATCTTAAAAATGATGTGATTGTGAATTGCTTGGTACGGTCAGGTCCTCCAGCATGGAACCCTTTCTCACCATGTGCTTTGTGTTATCttgtgctggggatcgaacctggGGACCTCCTGTACACGCTTTACCATGGCCTCTTACTTACCTCCTGTCTCTCAACACGTTGTTTACATGAGAGAATTGTTATGTCTAGCTTATTGCAATATTTGAGTAAATCAGGCATCTTAGATACATGTGGTTTGTATTATACGTGGTTTCCTGTTAATGTtatttgtagatatctgttaaaaaGATTTCCCTGTTGGTTTACCATGATCTTTACTTGTGCTA
Protein-coding sequences here:
- the Dnajc12 gene encoding dnaJ homolog subfamily C member 12, yielding MDAILNYRPEGSEDYYALLGCDELSSVEQILAEFKVRALECHPDKHPENSKAVETFQKLQKAKEILTNAESRARYDHWRRSQMSMPFEQWEALADSVKTSMHWAVRSKKDLMLEGTGQAFANTVQSKDRSEQRETQRGDPDATTGKTTQKKPESPEKGISPQNPDSPGVSGSSCGRLRFRWSGDAPSELLRKFRNYEI